A single region of the Sorghum bicolor cultivar BTx623 chromosome 7, Sorghum_bicolor_NCBIv3, whole genome shotgun sequence genome encodes:
- the LOC8072189 gene encoding zinc finger BED domain-containing protein RICESLEEPER 2 encodes MAFPAPPPPPLPALMAPPLFPPPPILVPPPSPPALVAPPPPVPAPPPSPPPPLPVPSLLPPVQNSSRKRKIKEEKASSSAAKRKVSDVKQANASVMSMHSPASLLPLPPSGAGADLSSHEAIRLYSPDPPTRFSLFVVPQLPSSSVVSPTAAAATPANQDQRHGDSSTAAATTLAGRVQRHIEAKAKRKQQIKGRTTSLSMAKRMDPAMKQANALPSKRLKSPVVTMSPLIPARSIGMKMLLSANLSSPTVIVSSQGTASSKSQSPISPFLGKRTTAAAGSSHRSKRRKLTSHIWQHFEAIYDNDILVEAQCIHCNQVFKATRDVGTSACGRHIKVCEGKARLEEMVSQLSSTVPLTDASLKNWKFDQQVARQELVNLIVMHGLPFSLVEYPKFRTFVAALNPWFKQVSRTTIRSDCISSYEEGKIVLRHVLQNSVSRVSLTADLWTSNQTLGYLCVTCHYISENWKIHKKIIKFALVETPHDGWNLFNAMLETLQDWNLESKLFAITLDNASVNNNFVTTLKENLVSKGQLLRKGKLFHCRCATHVFNLIVQEGFKAISSATKNIRESVRYVKSSQARKQRFELMVEKCSIPVEKRPPLDVVTRWNSTYHMLVTSLEYRRAYEALRQNDPQYIHEPSTEDWKLAKKLCTLLEPFYDATMKVSGSNYPTSIHYFHQIWEVKKDLEKEASNSELVIRTMVHEMKQKLKKYWDLSYLNICIPVILDPRFKLKFLEFRLKEGFGIEAFRYLSKVETTFRKLFAEYSLKVGDSVIAEEHTVSNVELNELDPWADWAQHQSAQRKKKLMSWISTWKKKQCL; translated from the exons ATGGCTTTCccggcaccgccgccgccgccgctaccTGCactaatggcgccgccgctattTCCTCCACCTCCGATATTGGTGCCGCCGCCTTCTCCACCTGCACTAGTGGCGCCACCACCTCCAgtaccggcgccgccgccgtcgccgccaccTCCACTACCGGTGCCGTCGCTGCTTCCACCAGTCCAGAACTCGTCCAGGAAACGAAAG ATTAAAGAGGAAAAGGCATCCTCATCGGCAGCTAAGCGGAAGGTCTCTGATGTGAAGCAGGCAAATGCATCGGTGATGTCGATGCATTCACCGGCATCACTATTGCCACTACCACCTTCTGGCGCCGGTGCTGACTTGTCAAGCCACGAAGCCATACGCCTCTATTCTCCCGATCCACCGACAAGATTTTCCTTGTTCGTTGTTCCTCAACTGCCGAGTTCCTCTGTGGTGTCGCCCacagctgctgctgccaccCCTGCAAATCAGGATCAGCGACACGGTGACTCATCCACAGCTGCTGCTACCACCCTTGCAGGTCGGGTTCAGCGACACATTGAAGCGAAGGCTAAGAGGAAGCAACAG ATCAAAGGGAGGACAACATCCTTATCAATGGCTAAGCGAATGGACCCTGCTATGAAGCAAGCAAATGCATTGCCATCAAAGCGGTTGAAGTCGCCAGTTGTAACCATGTCACCACTTATACCAGCAAGGTCAATAGGCATGAAAATGTTGTTATCTGCCAACCTCAGCTCACCAACAGTGATAGTGTCGTCACAAGGGACAGCAAGCTCGAAATCACAATCGCCGATATCTCCTTTTCTCGGAAAAAgaactactgctgctgctg GATCTTCACATAGAAGTAAAAGGCGCAAACTTACCTCACATATATGGCAGCATTTTGAGGCAATATATGATAATGATATCTTAGTAGAAGCTCAATGCATTCATTGCAACCAAGTGTTCAAAGCAACCAGAGATGTTGGTACAAGTGCATGTGGTAGACACATCAAAGTTTGTGAGGGAAAGGCTAGATTAGAAGAAATGGTCTCTCAACTGAGTTCAACCGTGCCCTTAACTGATGCTTCCTTGAAAAATTGGAAATTTGATCAACAAGTAGCTCGCCAAGAATTAGTGAACTTAATAGTGATGCATGGGTTGCCTTTCAGTCTGGTAGAGTATCCAAAGTTCAGAACATTTGTGGCTGCTCTAAATCCATGGTTCAAACAAGTTTCTAGAACCACTATTAGGTCTGACTGCATTAGTTCATATGAGGAAGGAAAAATAGTCCTACGGCATGTGCTACAAAATTCGGTCTCTAGGGTTTCTCTTACTGCTGATTTATGGACCTCAAACCAAACATTGGGCTATTTATGTGTGACTTGTCACTACATTAGTGAGAACTGGAAGATACATAAGAAGATCATAAAGTTCGCTTTAGTTGAGACCCCGCATGATGGTTGGAACCTATTCAATGCTATGTTGGAAACCTTGCAAGATTGGAATCTAGAAAGCAAACTTTTTGCTATCACATTGGATAATGCATCAGTAAATAATAACTTTGTGACAACTTTAAAAGAAAACCTTGTCTCAAAGGGTCAACTGCTTCGCAAAGGAAAGTTGTTTCATTGTCGTTGTGCAACCCATGTGTTTAATCTCATCGTCCAAGAAGGTTTTAAGGCCATAAGTAGTGCTACCAAGAacattagagagagtgttagataTGTGAAAAGCTCACAAGCTCGCAAACAAAGGTTTGAACTTATGGTTGAGAAATGTTCTATTCCTGTTGAGAAACGCCCTCCACTCGATGTTGTCACCAGGTGGAATTCAACTTACCATATGCTTGTCACATCTTTGGAGTATAGGAGAGCATATGAAGCTTTAAGGCAAAATGACCCACAATACATACATGAGCCTTCGACTGAGGATTGGAAGTTGGCAAAGAAGCTTTGTACCTTGTTAGAACCATTCTATGATGCCACTATGAAAGTATCTGGCTCAAATTATCCAACTTCAATTCACTACTTTCATCAAATTTGGGAGGTAAAGAAAGATTTAGAGAAAGAAGCCTCAAATTCTGAGTTGGTTATAAGAACAATGGTTCATGAGATGAAGCAAAAATTGAAGAAGTATTGGGATCTGTCGTATTTGAATATCTGCATTcctgttattcttgatcctcgtTTTAAGTTGAAATTTCTGGAGTTTCGCTTAAAGGAAGGATTTGGTATAGAAGCATTCAGATATCTATCTAAAGTGGAGACGACATTTAGAAAACTGTTTGCTGAATACTCCTTAAAAGTTGGTGACTCAGTCATTGCGGAGGAACATACTGTCAGTAATGTTGAGCTGAATGAGTTAGACCCATGGGCAGATTGGGCCCAACATCAAAGTGctcagagaaaaaaaaagttaatGAGTTGGATCAGTACTTGGAAGAAGAAACAGTGCCTGTGA